Proteins encoded together in one Pseudomonas sp. Seg1 window:
- a CDS encoding FAD-binding oxidoreductase → MTNPALIDELKTLVEPGKVLTDADSLNAYGKDWTKHFAPAPSAIVFPKTIEQVQAVVRWANTHKVALVPSGGRTGLSAAAVAANGEVVVSFDYMNQILDVNLTDRTAVCQPGVVTEHLQNVAEEKGLYYPVDFASAGSSQIGGNIGTNAGGIKVIRYGMTRNWVAGMKVVTGKGDVLELNKDLIKNATGYDLRQLFIGAEGTLGFVVEATMRLDRAPKNLTAMVLGTADFDSIMPVLHAFQGKLDLTAFEFFSDKALAKVMGRGDVPAPFETACPFYALLEFEATTEEVANSALETFEHCVEQGWVLDGVMSQSETQLQNLWKLREYISETISHWTPYKNDISVTVSKVPAFLQEIDAIVGEHYPDFEIVWFGHIGDGNLHLNILKPENLSKDEFFAKCATVNKWVFETVEKYNGSISAEHGVGMTKRDYLTYSRSPVEIEYMKAVKAVFDPNGIMNPGKIFAV, encoded by the coding sequence ATGACCAATCCTGCCCTGATTGATGAACTGAAGACCCTGGTCGAGCCTGGCAAGGTCCTGACCGACGCCGACTCCCTGAACGCGTACGGCAAGGATTGGACCAAGCATTTCGCCCCGGCCCCAAGCGCCATCGTGTTCCCCAAGACCATCGAGCAGGTGCAGGCCGTTGTCCGTTGGGCCAACACGCACAAGGTCGCGCTGGTGCCATCGGGCGGGCGCACCGGGCTTTCCGCTGCTGCGGTGGCCGCGAATGGTGAAGTGGTGGTCTCGTTCGACTACATGAACCAGATTCTCGACGTGAACCTCACAGACCGCACCGCCGTGTGTCAGCCGGGTGTGGTCACCGAGCATTTGCAGAACGTCGCCGAAGAAAAAGGCCTGTATTACCCGGTCGACTTCGCTTCTGCAGGTTCCAGCCAGATTGGCGGCAACATCGGCACCAATGCCGGCGGAATCAAGGTGATTCGCTACGGTATGACCCGCAACTGGGTGGCCGGGATGAAAGTCGTCACCGGCAAGGGCGATGTGCTGGAGCTGAACAAAGACCTGATCAAGAACGCCACCGGTTATGACCTGCGGCAACTGTTCATCGGCGCTGAAGGCACCCTCGGTTTCGTCGTCGAAGCGACCATGCGTCTGGATCGTGCGCCGAAAAACCTCACCGCGATGGTCCTTGGCACTGCCGATTTCGACTCGATCATGCCGGTGCTGCACGCCTTCCAGGGCAAGCTCGACCTGACCGCGTTCGAATTCTTCTCCGACAAAGCCCTGGCCAAGGTCATGGGGCGCGGCGATGTGCCGGCGCCGTTCGAAACCGCCTGCCCGTTCTATGCCTTGCTGGAATTTGAAGCGACCACCGAAGAAGTAGCCAACAGCGCACTGGAAACCTTCGAACACTGTGTCGAGCAGGGCTGGGTGCTGGACGGCGTGATGAGCCAGAGCGAAACCCAGTTGCAGAACCTGTGGAAGCTGCGCGAGTACATCTCCGAGACCATCTCGCACTGGACGCCGTACAAGAACGACATCTCGGTCACCGTTTCGAAAGTGCCGGCGTTCTTGCAGGAAATCGACGCAATCGTCGGCGAACACTACCCGGATTTCGAAATTGTCTGGTTCGGCCACATCGGCGACGGCAACCTGCACCTGAACATCCTCAAGCCGGAAAACCTGAGCAAGGATGAGTTCTTCGCCAAGTGCGCCACCGTCAACAAGTGGGTGTTCGAAACCGTCGAGAAGTACAACGGCTCGATCTCCGCCGAGCACGGCGTCGGCATGACCAAGCGCGATTACTTGACCTACAGCCGTTCCCCGGTCGAAATCGAGTACATGAAAGCGGTGAAAGCGGTGTTCGACCCG